In Plectropomus leopardus isolate mb chromosome 17, YSFRI_Pleo_2.0, whole genome shotgun sequence, the DNA window CTGCATACACGCTATTCCTGTTGTTCCTGAGACTGTGCTAAATTATACTACATCGAATTTttcaaagtcagactaacacatcTAGATAATGTGATTAGAAGTCGATTTGCcctgtcatgtaaacaccttcGTCGGACTGTAACTGGATTAGGCACATTGTGCGTGCTTCTAGTTGCCAGACTCCCGCGGTGGGTAGGGATATGGACTTTTCGTTATATATGAGAGGGGAATGGGTGCTGCAAAATGGGTCAGGCACTGAGAAggaacttgtgtttttaattgtggcTTAGGTGAGGCacaaacaacttaaaaaggcactttaaaaactttaaaaggtaCCCCAGCCTGGGGCTGCCAGGCTGTCATGGATGAGAGTGGATGACAGACTGGCATGCAGCCTGATCCAGTCCATAAGAAATATCTGTGCCTTAAGAAAACCTACACACCCATATTCACAGCTAACACACACTTCTGATAGACAGCATCGTGACACCAGACATGCCTGCACGGGAAGCTTCCCATTACCATAACCTAAGACCGATGCTTTAAAGAAAACTGTAATGTACAGAGCTCTGTCAGCCTGGAATAAACTACCACGATACTTTACCCAGGTTACCAGTAGGGTaaggtttaaaaagaaaataagtataGCAAttattaaacaaagaaatcagTTGCAATTGCATATATTACTATGTGCCTAGTTTATGGGCTTTACTGGTTTACTTTGAAGATGTGCTAATGTGGTGACACTATTAATGCAAGATAGCTGCTGCTgtctcttgcttttgttttatttaattttgttgatgTTATAAATTATTTATGATGTAATGATTTAATGTCTTgtcttatttttgcattttgtgtgggaaaaaaaatcagtttctagATACATAATATTTAACATACGTCTAGGAGATTACAGGTGATTCCTGAGGGATGAGGATGCAATCTGAAACATCTGAGTTCGGCCTCATTCTGATCTATCAATCAGCCCAAAATACCCAGCTCTTAGCCTGACAAGGTGCCCTTTTCATAAAGTCTAATCAAGACAATTTATTGACCTGTATGGTAAAATTGGGACTAGAAAGTCAATACTGTTCAAAGCAACGTGGTGTGAGGTTTACAGCTGGAAATGAGGAGAATTCAATTCTTCATGGagccaaaaaataaagctgaataaTCAATTGGAAAGCTGACAAAATTAATAATCATTTCCATAATCATGCAGTCAGAAAAGATGATACAATACCTGATCAAAAAGCTGGTGTTGAGCAAGATAGCCCAAACCTTTTGCTCCGTCCTGGGTGATTTTGGTCCGCGGagcaaattaaaaccaaaatactGCATTAGAAATCACGTATAGATTTTTCTTTGCTCATGTTAATGATGCAGCACGGCAGCAAAACTTGATGAGGATGCActtactttattaaaaatgtatcgATCAATGAATTCATTGACCGTAAGCAGTGTCTGTGACCATTCCTCATCCGTGTACCTGGATCCCACTTCAACAGGAACAGTACGACAGCCAGCAACAGACCTCAAGTACTCTATGCTTTGCGGGagggagaaaatgaatgaattaaacaGTACTGTAATACAACAGCACACAATGGTCATTCGGGATTCTAGCAATGCTCAAAAACATGTCATGTGTGCACTTCTGGAtgtcctcctccaccaccagaGCTGATGCCAGGAGCCGTATGTCAGATGTCAGAGTGAATAGTCAGCTGTCAGGAGTCggcaaagagagggaggacagtGAAGGATAATCTTAAAAAGGAGAGGCAGTTCTATCAGACTCTGGTGTCAGACATTAGAGTCAGGAATTGGGAGTGTTGTGACAGGTAAACCAACCCAAATTCAGTTTATGTTCTTCACACATTTTAGGGCAATTAAGACTGACATGATACATCATAGTACCAGGTCACCAACTGATTGCGCGCTACATGTCAGTGGTGCTTCGGTGCCAGAGTGCTGCAGGTTTTCTGTCCTCTCAGCTCTGTAAAGTGCACTCAGCTAGCATCACAAGTGTAAATCAGTCTGATAACAATGTAGTGTTTAACCATGATGGACCAACAGGTGTATATGCTATTACTAATAATGTGGGTGGTAttctaaatgaaaatgtacatatttaaaCTAATCtataattttctgtcaaacCTTTAATAGAGAGTTAGGCCGAATGAGTTCAACATTATGAAAATGGCTTCATAACTGGGAAAATGACTAACAGTGATGTCatctacacacaaaaaatggcaCTCTTAAATTGAACAagaacacacactaaaacaaaacaaacctccAGGGGTGTTCGTTGAGGGCGGGCCAGTGCTCAATGACTCCCTCTAAAATCACTGGTTTGAGGGGGAGCAGGTAGTTTGTGTTGAAGCTCTCCAGTGAAGGACACTTTATCCTGGGAACTGACAACTCTTCTTTGATTGCAGGAACTTTTTGATTGCGTGGGCACTCGATCTTTATCCTCTGTTAATGATGCCAAAGCAACAAGGGTTAGTCAAGTCTTTATTTCAGTTCTAAAATAAAGAACttgaagggaaaaaacaacaacaaaaacatcactgaaGTAATTTTGTAAGCTTAAGGGCCATagatttttcagctttttaaggTTTGGcgtattttctttgtcttataaTATCATTCAGTTTTAGACTGTAAAAAAGACTGCAAAACAAGGATCTTCATGGTGATTTCTCGTTACACTTAACTGaccaattaattgattaactAGGAAAATAACTGGCAAATTAAAGAAGCTGTTGGCTGCAGTCCCATTCTGGAGTGGAAATAGACATAATTATGTAAGGTAATTGAATATATTTGATAAGTCTGGGTGAATAACAATGTAATCCAGAAAATCCTGCCAACTTTGCTCTAAACTCTCCATCTCGAGTTTGATGGCATCTAAACAAAGTGATCTGACATTTGAGCGTTTGTTGCACTTGATCTTCAGTGACATTTAATGTAGTGCCAGAAAATGAAGGGCGACAAAGGAAATACTTCCCTTAAACTTCCGAAAAGCTTATTCTAAAATGTCCTGATCGGTTACTGATTGTCACAAGCTTTAAAGCACTGAGAATCAAGGTTGTGGCTGTGCCACATAAAACCGCTTCTCTAAAGCTTAGGGAAGCACGACCTAACTATGTCATTCTCCGTGGCTAAGACAACTCAGCCTTAAGTTAGTGGTCACCTAAATGAAACCagcagaaaacatttatttaatgacaATCACTTATGAGTtccttcctttttgtttttttaattagataGATAAGAAAATACTTTAGCTTTTGGTAAAATTTAGGCCTTTTGAATTctagaaaaacaatattttaaagttgtattaAACTAAAATCTTACAGAAACATCAAAGCATTATCCCCGTTTCAAGACTTTTGATGGTGCTTCTGATGTACCTAATAACTTGCAAAAAACTAAAGtgacaacatcacataaaataatGCGTGTTTTAAATAAAGACCACTAACCTTGACTTGGGCATGttcactttcttcttcttctttagaGGATTTCCTGACTTCATCCTGCAGAATCCGAACAATGACCTGAAGTATGTTATCCATGATGGCTGCACCCATGAGCAAACCCATGTCACAAGTCCTCACCGCCTGCAGGACCTCATCTGCTGAAGCATCTTTATGACACAGAGCCGCCACTTTGAAGAGGCATCCATACGAATAAACACGTCTCCATTCTTTGTCCACATGGCGCCATGTTCCTGTGTTGAGTTTCTCCCATGAATAGTCCAAAATGATCTGAGCATTAAGCATTCTGCTGGTGCTTGTAGTGTCGCTGTACAGCTGCCGCGTGGACCGTTTCAGCATTTCCACCACACTTGACTCCACTTTGTCGCTGAACTGCAGTGGAAACTGTTCCTCATTATGCGGCAGAACAGCAGAGATCTTTGACCACAGCGTGGCCATTGATGAGAGGGtctttatttattctgtgtGGACAGACAGTGGAGGTGAGTTAGGGCAGCACTTGTTCAGACTGAATCCTTAATGATGATGCACAGCTTTATTTACATGTTCACTGTTTGGAAGTTACTTAAAAACTCACTGGAGGCAAAGGTTGTCAGTTAATCACTTGCTCTGAGCTCAGGTGGTCATGGGTCCACAATTAGCTAAAACTGCCCGACATCATTTCACACATACACGAGGGGGAcacttgctttttctgtcactgagaGCTTCTGTGCTGCAATGAAACAGATGTACACACCTAATTTCAAAACTGGCAACCACAAAACACAGGTGAGGACATCATGAGCCAGAATTGCGAGTATGACACATGCACGGTGATGCCGCTCTGTCACATGGTATCTGTAACCGCCAATTCTGTCTACATGCAACTCCATCCATGTTTGGATGCTCTGTGAAGCTGGAAATGAAGCCAAAGTACAAGGCAGCCAACTCTGAGCACCTGATCCATTTGAGTATAGAATGAAGCCTTGTGAACTTTGAGGCAGGCCGAGCAGTATCCAAATGAATGGTTGCATTTAATATGCCGCATGCCTGAGGTAATCACCAATGACAGGACAGTTATGACCAAGCAGAGCCCTCAAACAGGAGTCACACCAGTCTGCACAGTCACATCAGCTGAAACAACTGTGCAACGTTTGACTTCATGcacattttgcaaatataaaacaagaagAAATTCCAATTATTCAGGGGAATTACAGTCCTACTGTCAAATATTATTATGGAAGTCATTAAGGGTGATGGGCAGAGTGATCCGTCACTGAAAGTTCACCTTTAGTTCAACTGTGGGAGGAAATAACTAAGACATTGGACTCTagtgtcatttttacaaaacatcatttttagaaTGGATAGTGTATCCACTCTGTTCATTATGTTTAGTCTTCaatctcagttaaaaaaaagaataaagagatGCTCTTAAGGACCTGATGTCAGCTTTGTTGTTGCAAGGCTGAATCACATAAAGTCCATCTTCACTTTTGCACacttatttccacattttttcttttttattgctcctTTTAATCTTTTaggcattttgtttgtttgtttgtttgtactcTGTacatatgttattattattttttattttattctatttaattttattctatgttaagtgcctatatatacatatgcatgATTTTGCCCTTCACTCCACTCAAAAATGACCTTTTGTATATCAGGTTTAGTCAAGCTGTGtaaccttgaatttgtgaaaaaaactttttttttcttgcatgcttccaAAGTAAACGGCAAATAACTTGATTTACTAACGACCAacttcaaaaacagcacaattgcAACTTCATCAAAACATCTATTTAAAACTCAgctcatgcagtgtaatccaagcctcatttattcagtcgtatgctcagtacttcttgcttttttgcttaaaaaccTTCCTATTTATTCTATCCTGTCCTAGAACATATATAAATAGGACCTattctatttatgtatttatgatatGGTCCCCAGTCaatcaaaaaatcaatacagttcTATTCTTCGCtttctgtggaggcatgtgaggaaagttttcttcataaattacAGATAATGACTAACTGActaacaaatggtcattttgtgtatttagtATCCCTTCAAACACCTGGAATGGGAAGATTTGGCTAAATGCATTAAGTTTGATCCTGCTTTCCTtggcaaatacaaaaaaaaaaaaaaaaaaaaaatagtcatggCTAAATATAAACCATTAAATTCTTTATGTTTATGCAAAACTATGTCATTTCTTCTcacgttttctttttctgacgTCTCATGGACAGACTGCTGGTAAAGCGTCTCAGAAGTAGTCGGAAATGACAACAACCACAGCTCCAATGTAACGTTATTGTGCAACCTGAGGAACATGTTAAATGTGGCATTTAGAGCCAGCAGTTGGAAACGAAGCAAAATTTgctgaagttaaataaagtaacagGTGCAAACACGTGTTAATTTGCAAGGTACCTTTAGACAAATTCAAAACCAGAGAGCATGTGCAGGAAAACCGaagcattattttaaaagtgcCAGCTAAAGCTCAGTCGAATACGGTAAATGGTTTATCTACCTGATATCACGAAATTTACACCGTTAATCCAATATTATCTCTGAATCAAGAGACTTAATTCAGCAACAAAAATTGCCTCCACGAAAACAGCTTTAATGCCGGtgtgacaacaaaaacacaccggATTGGAACGCCGATAGCACAGAACATTAGTTCCGCGCTACGTTCAAGTTGTCcaaaacaggaataaaaagcTTCTCACATGCTGCAAAAATGCGTGAGCTCAGAGTTATTACCTT includes these proteins:
- the kdm8 gene encoding lysine-specific demethylase 8 isoform X1; this translates as MATLWSKISAVLPHNEEQFPLQFSDKVESSVVEMLKRSTRQLYSDTTSTSRMLNAQIILDYSWEKLNTGTWRHVDKEWRRVYSYGCLFKVAALCHKDASADEVLQAVRTCDMGLLMGAAIMDNILQVIVRILQDEVRKSSKEEEESEHAQVKRIKIECPRNQKVPAIKEELSVPRIKCPSLESFNTNYLLPLKPVILEGVIEHWPALNEHPWSIEYLRSVAGCRTVPVEVGSRYTDEEWSQTLLTVNEFIDRYIFNKDGAKGLGYLAQHQLFDQIPELKEDIRLPDYCCLGEGDEDDITVNAWFGPRGTVSPLHQDPQQNFLAQVVGSKYIRLYSPEDTDKLYPHQSQLLHNTSQVEVENPDTERFPEFAKAPYLECVLQPGDLLFIPVRHWHYVRSLELSFSVSFWWS
- the kdm8 gene encoding lysine-specific demethylase 8 isoform X2 gives rise to the protein MATLWSKISAVLPHNEEQFPLQFSDKVESSVVEMLKRSTRQLYSDTTSTSRMLNAQIILDYSWEKLNTGTWRHVDKEWRRVYSYGCLFKVAALCHKDASADEVLQAVRTCDMGLLMGAAIMDNILQVIVRILQDEVRKSSKEEEESEHAQVKRIKIECPRNQKVPAIKEELSVPRIKCPSLESFNTNYLLPLKPVILEGVIEHWPALNEHPWSIEYLRSVAGCRTVPVEVGSRYTDEEWSQTLLTVNEFIDRYIFNKIPELKEDIRLPDYCCLGEGDEDDITVNAWFGPRGTVSPLHQDPQQNFLAQVVGSKYIRLYSPEDTDKLYPHQSQLLHNTSQVEVENPDTERFPEFAKAPYLECVLQPGDLLFIPVRHWHYVRSLELSFSVSFWWS